A genomic region of Candidatus Woesearchaeota archaeon contains the following coding sequences:
- a CDS encoding rhodanese-like domain-containing protein, which produces MKQFLQKLFGKETTCATGTCTTAAPKEENRTLDLSPEDFSKELKKQDIILIDVRRPEEFNEGHIKNAKLLPVQELSEEKMDELGVKKNDDILLYCRSGGRSGHALHMLQAAGYNHVRHLDGGILAWQEKKLPLEK; this is translated from the coding sequence ATGAAACAATTTTTACAAAAATTATTTGGAAAAGAAACAACATGCGCAACAGGAACATGCACCACTGCTGCTCCTAAAGAGGAGAATAGAACACTTGATCTTTCTCCTGAAGACTTTTCCAAAGAACTAAAAAAACAAGACATTATTCTTATCGATGTCCGACGACCTGAAGAATTCAACGAAGGACACATCAAAAACGCAAAACTTCTTCCTGTACAGGAGCTCTCTGAAGAGAAAATGGATGAACTTGGCGTGAAGAAAAATGATGACATTCTTCTGTATTGCAGATCTGGTGGCAGAAGCGGACACGCACTGCATATGCTGCAAGCAGCAGGATACAACCATGTTCGACATCTTGATGGCGGTATTTTAGCGTGGCAGGAAAAGAAGTTGCCGCTGGAAAAATAA
- a CDS encoding NUDIX hydrolase codes for MAISYTPEDLHDHHGIAAIITNENGEILMQEHVKFGFWTIPVGKTKENQCVEDSLREELREECNISITSFKEIATQDFLYMRYGKNVVVKGHLFAILAFSGTLQNKEPHKHKTQCFMPLEKIKKLPLVSDFTLLYLNTLGISRPKSL; via the coding sequence ATGGCTATTTCCTATACTCCAGAAGATCTTCATGACCATCATGGCATTGCGGCAATCATTACTAATGAAAATGGTGAAATTCTCATGCAGGAACATGTTAAATTTGGTTTCTGGACTATTCCTGTTGGTAAGACAAAAGAGAATCAATGTGTTGAGGATTCGCTTCGGGAAGAACTTCGCGAAGAATGTAACATCTCGATTACTTCCTTCAAAGAGATTGCGACACAAGATTTTCTTTATATGCGATATGGCAAAAATGTTGTTGTCAAAGGACACCTCTTCGCAATTCTTGCTTTTTCTGGGACTCTTCAAAATAAAGAACCGCATAAACATAAAACGCAGTGCTTTATGCCTCTTGAAAAAATAAAAAAACTTCCTTTGGTCTCTGATTTTACCTTGCTTTACCTCAATACGTTAGGAATCTCCCGTCCAAAAAGCCTATAA